AAGGAGCCGGCGATACATATTCAACACGATCAAGGACATGTTCTGCATTTTTACTTAATGTTTGATCTGCGAGCGCAGTCTGAAAAAAAGAAATGGTCATCAATAATAAAACTAATACCATACAATCGTCCCCCTAAAAATATCTTTATTATAAAGCGTGAGAAAGCTGCATAATTGGCAAATACACTGCAAAAATCAAAGTCCCCACTAAAAGACCCAGCACAATAATAACTGCCGGCTGCAGTAAAAAAATAAATCTTCGTAAACTTTCTTCTAATTTGTCGCTATACACCAACGCAGCACCTTCGAGCGATTGTCCAAGAGTTCCTGATTCTTCACCAATATGAACTAATGCAACAACTTCGGGCAAAAAAACCGGCATAAGCGACATTGCACGGCTCAATAACTGCCCCGATGCAACCTCATCATGGAGCGCCATCAGTTGTGATTTCACTAGTAAATGATTCACTGCATTACTCACTATTGCAAGTCCCGATACTAAAGAGACACCACTATTGACCAACAATGCTAACGCCTGCAATGATTGACATATATGGTGTTGCCATGATAACACTCCAATAAATGGTATATAATCGATGATTTTGTTCCATGTTTTTTTACCAGAAGTCGTAAAATAATAATGCAAAGAAAAAATAGTAATCCCGAAAAAAATAAAAACATATATCATTGAACCACTACGAACAAAATCACTTACTTTAATCATAGAACGTGTCAGAGCAGGAAGTTCTTGCTGCAAAGAACTAAACATATCCGCAAAACGCGGAATAATAAAAA
This portion of the Candidatus Babeliales bacterium genome encodes:
- a CDS encoding type II secretion system F family protein — translated: MPYFKWIGVDIAGTTQKGKQAAYSSQDLAERLLQRGVALLHCKSVYAPSILWPINAKIKGDLFKHKAKLLRAGILLPNVLEIAAQQSCNPIMYDTLFNVSRDIQHGVPFGKAFEKYDTMCDPIVTVMLTAGHESGNLINAVENVSLYFHKQHAFDKNIRSALAMPLLTLLFFVGISFFIFVFIIPRFADMFSSLQQELPALTRSMIKVSDFVRSGSMIYVFIFFGITIFSLHYYFTTSGKKTWNKIIDYIPFIGVLSWQHHICQSLQALALLVNSGVSLVSGLAIVSNAVNHLLVKSQLMALHDEVASGQLLSRAMSLMPVFLPEVVALVHIGEESGTLGQSLEGAALVYSDKLEESLRRFIFLLQPAVIIVLGLLVGTLIFAVYLPIMQLSHAL